The following coding sequences lie in one Arachis ipaensis cultivar K30076 chromosome B03, Araip1.1, whole genome shotgun sequence genomic window:
- the LOC107628888 gene encoding uncharacterized protein LOC107628888 isoform X2, with product MASTMLCKSAVRVASRTLANRSRSFAQRSSTPFMVSSPSSTHIPRASRVLSVIGSLESLMPLHSAIANARLTSNIAVDSSCWSLLSRDFAVPR from the exons ATGGCTTCCACAATGCTGTGTAAATCAGCTGTGAGAGTGGCATCAAGGACGCTCGCGAATCGTTCTAGAAGCTTCGCTCAGAGATCTTCAACTCCGTTTATGGTTTCTTCGCCTTCTTCAACTCATATTCCTCGTGCTTCAAG GGTTCTGTCTGTTATTGGAAGCTTAGAGTCTTTGATGCCACTTCACAGTGCTATTGCAAATGCAAGACTCACTTCCAATATTGCTGTTGATTCCAGCTGCTGGAGCTTGCTTTCTAGAG ACTTTGCAGTGCCTCGGTGA
- the LOC107628886 gene encoding transcription termination factor MTERF2, chloroplastic isoform X1, which produces MLFLCQKCNLYLLPFSSVPFKSKSICNQTSTSTILNCHNPHSQDAPDEHHHSPVHRKHNSKSTNFLLQNLSQNNQNQQQLTASQKIELEEHPIMPHQEKVKLLELSLVRKRTPQFPGSIYVQSPSDSDVGSSLPPIRNLFQSSVDNDGDGGGGGGDGHVDEEEEEMIMRAVEIRRKVTLEIFKEAMMKEGRFGITYTTNLANRLQGFLDYVMIEAASLKRMPEYYNSSFNLRSKAVIEDSQVVPLIRWLKHNELSYPQISKLILLSRGRIDLIRDRVQWLKSNHVKGEFLGVALVKGGENILHRSYKELDEIVEYLVSNGVRRDWVGYVISRCPQLLSYSLEEVKTRVAFYVDMGMNEKDFGTMVFDFPRALGYLTMEEMNQKVNYLKEFGLKNEDVGKLLAFRPQLMGCSIEEQWKPLVKYFYYYGITKDGMRRMLTLKPMVFCTDLKLNIVPKVKFFQDIGVRDDAVGNMLVKFPTLLTYSLNKKIRPVVIFLMTKAGVTEKDIAKVVALGPELLGCSIVQKLEVNVKYFLSLGIHVRQLGEMVADFPLLLRYNPDVLRPKYVYLRRTMIRPLQDIIEFPRFFSYSLEGRIIPRHKVLVENQLNIKLRYMLASSDVQFNKLVNDLIRKRKKFQSGVAGDEEEETQSSEEEEETQSEAVIPVDTTTKLQT; this is translated from the exons ATGCTATTTTTGTGTCAAAAATGCAACCTTTACCTTCTTCCATTCTCCTCTGTACCATTCAAATCAAAGTCCATCTGCAACCAAACTTCAACTTCCACCATTCTCAACTGCCATAACCCACATTCCCAAGATGCCCCAGATGAACATCATCACAGCCCCGTTCACCGtaaacacaattccaaatccacaAACTTTCTCCTTCAGAACCTTTCCCAGAACAACCAGAATCAGCAGCAACTCACTGCTTCCCAAAAGATTGAACTTGAAGAACACCCCATCATGCCCCACCAAGAAAAGGTGAAACTTTTGGAACTTTCCCTTGTTAGGAAGAGGACCCCTCAGTTCCCTGGTTCCATCTATGTTCAGTCCCCAAGTGACTCTGATGTGGGTTCTTCTCTTCCACCTATAAGAAACCTTTTTCAATCAAGTGTTGACAAtgatggtgatggtggtggtggtggtggtgatggccatgttgatgaagaagaggaggagatgATAATGCGTGCAGTTGAGATTCGTAGGAAGGTGACTTTGGAGATTTTCAAAGAAGCCATGATGAAGGAGGGCAGGTTTGGAATCACTTACACTACTAACTTGGCTAATAGGCTGCAAGGTTTCCTTGACTATGTTATGATTGAAGCTGCTAGCTTGAAGAGGATGCCAGAATATTATAACTCTAGTTTCAATTTGCGCTCCAAAGCCGTCATTGAGGACTCCCAGGTTGTGCCACTTATCAG atggttgAAGCATAATGAACTATCATATCCCCAGATATCAAAGCTCATTTTGTTGTCAAGAGGAAGAATTGATTTGATAAGGGACCGTGTCCAGTGGTTGAAGTCGAATCATGTGAAAGGGGAGTTCCTTGGGGTTGCACTTGTTAAGGGTGGTGAGAATATTTTGCACCGCAGCTATAAGGAACTTGACGAGATTGTAGAGTATCTGGTGTCCAATGGAGTTAGGAGAGACTGGGTGGGTTATGTCATTAGTCGATGTCCTCAATTGTTGTCGTACAGCTTAGAAGAAGTGAAGACTCGTGTGGCGTTCTATGTCGACATGGGTATGAATGAGAAGGATTTTGGCACAATGGTTTTTGATTTCCCCAGAGCACTTGGTTACTTAACTATGGAAGAAATGAACCAAAAG GTTAATTACTTGAAAGAATTTGGGCTTAAAAATGAGGATGTTGGCAAGTTGCTAGCATTTAGGCCACAATTGATGGGTTGTAGCATTGAAGAACAATGGAAACCTCTTGTTAAGTATTTCTACTATTATGGAATCACTAAAGATGGCATGAGGAGAATGCTTACCCTTAAACCAATGGTCTTTTGTACCGATTTGAAGTTGAATATTGTTCCAAAG GTAAAATTTTTTCAGGACATAGGGGTTAGAGATGATGCAGTTGGCAACATGCTTGTGAAGTTTCCTACTCTACTCACTTACAGCCTCAACAAGAAGATTAGGCCAGTG GTTATATTCTTGATGACCAAAGCTGGAGTAACTGAGAAAGATATTGCCAAGGTTGTAGCTCTGGGACCTGAGCTCTTGGGATGCAGCATTGTACAAAAGCTTGAAGTAAATGTTAAATATTTTTTGTCTCTTGGCATACACGTCCGGCAGCTAGGCGAGATGGTTGCTGATTTCCCATTGCTGCTCAGATACAATCCCGATGTCCTTCGGCCTAAGTATGTTTATCTGCGGCGAACCATGATCCGACCTTTGCAAGATATCATCGAGTTTCCAAG GTTTTTCAGCTATTCTCTTGAAGGGCGAATTATCCCAAGACACAAGGTTCTTGTGGAGAATCAGCTTAATATTAAGCTGAGATACATGCTGGCTAGCAGTGACGTACAATTCAATAAACTGGTCAATGATCTCATCAGAAAGCGCAAAAAATTTCAGTCTGGTGTTGCCGGCGATGAGGAGGAAGAGACTCAATCCAGCGAAGAGGAGGAAGAGACTCAATCCGAGGCTGTTATTCCAGTGGATACTACTACTAAactccaaacataa
- the LOC107628886 gene encoding transcription termination factor MTERF2, chloroplastic isoform X2, translating to MLFLCQKCNLYLLPFSSVPFKSKSICNQTSTSTILNCHNPHSQDAPDEHHHSPVHRKHNSKSTNFLLQNLSQNNQNQQQLTASQKIELEEHPIMPHQEKVKLLELSLVRKRTPQFPGSIYVQSPSDSDVGSSLPPIRNLFQSSVDNDGDGGGGGGDGHVDEEEEEMIMRAVEIRRKVTLEIFKEAMMKEGRFGITYTTNLANRLQGFLDYVMIEAASLKRMPEYYNSSFNLRSKAVIEDSQVVPLIRWLKHNELSYPQISKLILLSRGRIDLIRDRVQWLKSNHVKGEFLGVALVKGGENILHRSYKELDEIVEYLVSNGVRRDWVGYVISRCPQLLSYSLEEVKTRVAFYVDMGMNEKDFGTMVFDFPRALGYLTMEEMNQKVNYLKEFGLKNEDVGKLLAFRPQLMGCSIEEQWKPLVKYFYYYGITKDGMRRMLTLKPMVFCTDLKLNIVPKDIGVRDDAVGNMLVKFPTLLTYSLNKKIRPVVIFLMTKAGVTEKDIAKVVALGPELLGCSIVQKLEVNVKYFLSLGIHVRQLGEMVADFPLLLRYNPDVLRPKYVYLRRTMIRPLQDIIEFPRFFSYSLEGRIIPRHKVLVENQLNIKLRYMLASSDVQFNKLVNDLIRKRKKFQSGVAGDEEEETQSSEEEEETQSEAVIPVDTTTKLQT from the exons ATGCTATTTTTGTGTCAAAAATGCAACCTTTACCTTCTTCCATTCTCCTCTGTACCATTCAAATCAAAGTCCATCTGCAACCAAACTTCAACTTCCACCATTCTCAACTGCCATAACCCACATTCCCAAGATGCCCCAGATGAACATCATCACAGCCCCGTTCACCGtaaacacaattccaaatccacaAACTTTCTCCTTCAGAACCTTTCCCAGAACAACCAGAATCAGCAGCAACTCACTGCTTCCCAAAAGATTGAACTTGAAGAACACCCCATCATGCCCCACCAAGAAAAGGTGAAACTTTTGGAACTTTCCCTTGTTAGGAAGAGGACCCCTCAGTTCCCTGGTTCCATCTATGTTCAGTCCCCAAGTGACTCTGATGTGGGTTCTTCTCTTCCACCTATAAGAAACCTTTTTCAATCAAGTGTTGACAAtgatggtgatggtggtggtggtggtggtgatggccatgttgatgaagaagaggaggagatgATAATGCGTGCAGTTGAGATTCGTAGGAAGGTGACTTTGGAGATTTTCAAAGAAGCCATGATGAAGGAGGGCAGGTTTGGAATCACTTACACTACTAACTTGGCTAATAGGCTGCAAGGTTTCCTTGACTATGTTATGATTGAAGCTGCTAGCTTGAAGAGGATGCCAGAATATTATAACTCTAGTTTCAATTTGCGCTCCAAAGCCGTCATTGAGGACTCCCAGGTTGTGCCACTTATCAG atggttgAAGCATAATGAACTATCATATCCCCAGATATCAAAGCTCATTTTGTTGTCAAGAGGAAGAATTGATTTGATAAGGGACCGTGTCCAGTGGTTGAAGTCGAATCATGTGAAAGGGGAGTTCCTTGGGGTTGCACTTGTTAAGGGTGGTGAGAATATTTTGCACCGCAGCTATAAGGAACTTGACGAGATTGTAGAGTATCTGGTGTCCAATGGAGTTAGGAGAGACTGGGTGGGTTATGTCATTAGTCGATGTCCTCAATTGTTGTCGTACAGCTTAGAAGAAGTGAAGACTCGTGTGGCGTTCTATGTCGACATGGGTATGAATGAGAAGGATTTTGGCACAATGGTTTTTGATTTCCCCAGAGCACTTGGTTACTTAACTATGGAAGAAATGAACCAAAAG GTTAATTACTTGAAAGAATTTGGGCTTAAAAATGAGGATGTTGGCAAGTTGCTAGCATTTAGGCCACAATTGATGGGTTGTAGCATTGAAGAACAATGGAAACCTCTTGTTAAGTATTTCTACTATTATGGAATCACTAAAGATGGCATGAGGAGAATGCTTACCCTTAAACCAATGGTCTTTTGTACCGATTTGAAGTTGAATATTGTTCCAAAG GACATAGGGGTTAGAGATGATGCAGTTGGCAACATGCTTGTGAAGTTTCCTACTCTACTCACTTACAGCCTCAACAAGAAGATTAGGCCAGTG GTTATATTCTTGATGACCAAAGCTGGAGTAACTGAGAAAGATATTGCCAAGGTTGTAGCTCTGGGACCTGAGCTCTTGGGATGCAGCATTGTACAAAAGCTTGAAGTAAATGTTAAATATTTTTTGTCTCTTGGCATACACGTCCGGCAGCTAGGCGAGATGGTTGCTGATTTCCCATTGCTGCTCAGATACAATCCCGATGTCCTTCGGCCTAAGTATGTTTATCTGCGGCGAACCATGATCCGACCTTTGCAAGATATCATCGAGTTTCCAAG GTTTTTCAGCTATTCTCTTGAAGGGCGAATTATCCCAAGACACAAGGTTCTTGTGGAGAATCAGCTTAATATTAAGCTGAGATACATGCTGGCTAGCAGTGACGTACAATTCAATAAACTGGTCAATGATCTCATCAGAAAGCGCAAAAAATTTCAGTCTGGTGTTGCCGGCGATGAGGAGGAAGAGACTCAATCCAGCGAAGAGGAGGAAGAGACTCAATCCGAGGCTGTTATTCCAGTGGATACTACTACTAAactccaaacataa
- the LOC107628888 gene encoding uncharacterized protein LOC107628888 isoform X1, translating to MASTMLCKSAVRVASRTLANRSRSFAQRSSTPFMVSSPSSTHIPRASRVLSVIGSLESLMPLHSAIANARLTSNIAVDSSCWSLLSRGLEKTL from the exons ATGGCTTCCACAATGCTGTGTAAATCAGCTGTGAGAGTGGCATCAAGGACGCTCGCGAATCGTTCTAGAAGCTTCGCTCAGAGATCTTCAACTCCGTTTATGGTTTCTTCGCCTTCTTCAACTCATATTCCTCGTGCTTCAAG GGTTCTGTCTGTTATTGGAAGCTTAGAGTCTTTGATGCCACTTCACAGTGCTATTGCAAATGCAAGACTCACTTCCAATATTGCTGTTGATTCCAGCTGCTGGAGCTTGCTTTCTAGAG GACTTGAAAAAACATTGTGA
- the LOC107628887 gene encoding phenylalanine--tRNA ligase alpha subunit, cytoplasmic isoform X2: MAEEAILGYLQHNEEIKDSGEFAAERNIDHNEIVNVIKSLHGFRYVDAEDIKRETWVLTDEGKTYTATGSPEFQLFNAIPPEGIPKDELQKKLDPSVFKIGCAQAAKNKWVEMGKQLVTRKVQNVDDKVKGLLLQIQQGQGIGSDDIKALKARKLIVPQTWKGYSVRKGPNYAPKRKQVVTDLTRENFQSGEWKELEFKEYNYSAKGAPLEGGHLHPLLKVRAQLKQIFLCMGFWNFDALFQPQQHPARDSHDTFFLDAPSTTKRLPEDYVERVKQIHETGGYESRGYVYDWKREEANKNLLRTHTTAVSSRMLYQLAQKPFAPKKYFSIDRVFRNEAVDRTHLAEFHQIEGLVCDRGLTLCDLIGVLHDFFSHLGMTKLKFKPAYNPYTEPSMEIFSYHEGFKKWVEVGNSGMFRPEMLRPMGLPEDVQVIAWGLSLERPTMILYGIDNIRDLFGPKVDLGLIKKNSICRLGIN, translated from the exons ATGGCGGAAGAGGCGATTCTGGGATACCTCCAACACAACGAGGAGATTAAGGATTCGGGTGAATTTGCAGCTGAGAGAAACATCGACCATAACGAAATCGTCAATGTGATTAAGAGCCTCCACGGTTTTCGATACGTCGATGCTGAG GACATAAAGAGAGAAACTTGGGTTCTCACGGATGAAGGGAAGACTTACACTGCAACTGGATCACCTGAATTTCAACTCTTCAATGCTATTCCACCAGAGGGTATCCCTAAAGATGAACTTCAG AAAAAGTTAGATCCATCTGTCTTCAAGATAGGTTGTGCTCAGGCTGCAAAGAACAAATGGGTGGAGATGGGCAAGCAACTTGTAACTAGAAAG GTTCAAAATGTGGATGACAAAGTCAAAGGCCTGCTTCTTCAAATACAGCAGGGACAG GGCATTGGTTCAGATGATATCAAAGCACTCAAAGCACGAAAGCTTATTGTTCCACA AACATGGAAGGGCTACTCAGTGAGAAAAGGTCCTAATTATGCCCCCAAAAGAAAGCAGGTTGTGACTGATTTGACTCGGGAAAATTTTCAGAG TGGTGAGTGGAAAGAATTGGAGTTCAAAGAGTACAATTACAGTGCTAAAGGTGCTCCTCTTGAGGGTGGCCATCTTCATCCATTGCTGAAG GTACGGGCTCAACTGAAACAGATTTTCCTCTGCATGGG CTTCTGGAACTTTGATGCGTTGTTCCAGCCCCAACAACACCCAGCTCGTGATTCACATGACACCTTCTTTTTGGACG CTCCTTCAACTACAAAGAGACTGCCTGAAGATTATGTTGAGAGGGTGAAGCAAATTCATGAAACTGGTGGTTATGAGTCTAGGGG ATATGTATATGATTGGAAAAGAGAGGAAGCAAACAAAAACCTCCTGCGAACGCACACAACTGCTGTTTCCTCGAGGATGCTTTACCAACTAGCGCAG AAGCCATTTGCTCCCAAAAAATATTTCTCCATTGATCGTGTCTTCAGAAACGAAGCAGTTGATCGAACACATCTTGCTGAGTTCCATCAGATTGAAG GCCTTGTATGTGATCGAGGACTCACTCTTTGTGACTTAATAGGAGTACTACATGATTTCTTCTCACACTTAG GCATGACCAAATTGAAGTTCAAGCCTGCTTACAATCCATATACTGAACCAAGCATGGAGATTTTCAG TTATCATGAAGGCTTTAAAAAATGGGTAGAGGTAGGAAATTCTGGCATGTTCAGACCTGAAATGTTGCGGCCGATGGGACTTCCAGAAGATGTCCAAGTTATTGCCTGGGGCCTGTCCCTTGAAAG GCCAACGATGATACTATATGGGATCGATAACATCAGAGATCTCTTTGGTCCCAAG GTGGATCTTGGCCTCATAAAGAAAAATTCAATTTGTCGTCTTGGAATTAACTAG
- the LOC107628889 gene encoding uncharacterized protein At1g01500, protein MENSCKANGNGVTDNGYAVVRHSYQPSMKPSLPWLDIRVFYVRVCKCELDQSTPEVLTLNHVPLNPDTLLEVNGVRAGVYSDGVSTLLKRDRVDRKSEEVTFVSTDSIRMCGSVKFQVFDKDALLLSGVLELSNSNGIVRESSYNGQKWSMNCESDVIAGTGFFKENQFLFRDSAPPTIEVYIAGSCSGTPIILTKTMQLGSQKKHTRKSALDAIPENDASENGKDAYSPLALQDPDYLSDKPEDDYYNGLYPRTAYADGEDGELSWFNAGVRVGVGIGLSVCLGIGIGVGLLVKTYQGTTRHFRRRLL, encoded by the exons ATGGAGAATTCTTGTAAGGCCAATGGAAATGGGGTAACCGATAATGGATATGCCGTTGTGAGGCACTCGTATCAACCCTCCATGAAGCCATCGTTGCCTTGGCTCGACATAAGAGTATTCTATGTAAGAGTTTGTAAGTGTGAGCTTGATCAATCCACTCCTGAGGTTCTCACACTCAATCATGTTCCTTTGAATCCGGATACCCTTCTCGAAGTTAATGGAGTTCGCGCTGGTGTATATTCTGATGGGGTGTCAACCCTTCTCAAAAGGGACAGGGTCGACAGAAAATCGGAAGAAGTAACATTTGTAAGCACTGATAGCATAAGGATGTGTGGCAGTGTGAagtttcaagtgtttgataaagaTGCTCTGCTTCTTTCCGGAGTTCTAGAATTAAGTAATAGCAACGGTATTGTTAGGGAATCGAGCTATAACGGACAAAAATGGAGTATGAACTGTGAGTCGGATGTAATAGCCGGCACCGGTTTCTTTAAGGAGAATCAATTCCTGTTCCGAGACTCAGCTCCACCTACAATTGAGGTCTACATTGCCGGGTCCTGCTCGGGTACTCCAATTATCTTAACAAAGACCATGCAGCTCGGTTCTCAGAAGAAACATACAAGGAAAAGTGCATTGGATGCAATTCCTGAGAATGATGCAAGTGAAAATGGGAAAGATGCTTATTCACCACTTGCTTTGCAG GACCCGGATTACCTTAGCGACAAACCAGAAGACGACTATTATAACGGGCTGTACCCGAGAACAGCATATGCAGATGGTGAAGATGGAGAACTATCATGGTTCAATGCTGGTGTGAGGGTGGGAGTTGGTATCGGACTTAGTGTTTGTCTTGGAATTGGCATCGGAGTTGGCCTACTTGTTAAAACCTACCAAGGCACCACTCGCCACTTCAGAAGACGGTTATTATAG
- the LOC107628887 gene encoding phenylalanine--tRNA ligase alpha subunit, cytoplasmic isoform X1, protein MAEEAILGYLQHNEEIKDSGEFAAERNIDHNEIVNVIKSLHGFRYVDAEDIKRETWVLTDEGKTYTATGSPEFQLFNAIPPEGIPKDELQKKLDPSVFKIGCAQAAKNKWVEMGKQLVTRKVQNVDDKVKGLLLQIQQGQGIGSDDIKALKARKLIVPQTWKGYSVRKGPNYAPKRKQVVTDLTRENFQSGEWKELEFKEYNYSAKGAPLEGGHLHPLLKVRAQLKQIFLCMGFEEMPTNNFVESSFWNFDALFQPQQHPARDSHDTFFLDAPSTTKRLPEDYVERVKQIHETGGYESRGYVYDWKREEANKNLLRTHTTAVSSRMLYQLAQKPFAPKKYFSIDRVFRNEAVDRTHLAEFHQIEGLVCDRGLTLCDLIGVLHDFFSHLGMTKLKFKPAYNPYTEPSMEIFSYHEGFKKWVEVGNSGMFRPEMLRPMGLPEDVQVIAWGLSLERPTMILYGIDNIRDLFGPKVDLGLIKKNSICRLGIN, encoded by the exons ATGGCGGAAGAGGCGATTCTGGGATACCTCCAACACAACGAGGAGATTAAGGATTCGGGTGAATTTGCAGCTGAGAGAAACATCGACCATAACGAAATCGTCAATGTGATTAAGAGCCTCCACGGTTTTCGATACGTCGATGCTGAG GACATAAAGAGAGAAACTTGGGTTCTCACGGATGAAGGGAAGACTTACACTGCAACTGGATCACCTGAATTTCAACTCTTCAATGCTATTCCACCAGAGGGTATCCCTAAAGATGAACTTCAG AAAAAGTTAGATCCATCTGTCTTCAAGATAGGTTGTGCTCAGGCTGCAAAGAACAAATGGGTGGAGATGGGCAAGCAACTTGTAACTAGAAAG GTTCAAAATGTGGATGACAAAGTCAAAGGCCTGCTTCTTCAAATACAGCAGGGACAG GGCATTGGTTCAGATGATATCAAAGCACTCAAAGCACGAAAGCTTATTGTTCCACA AACATGGAAGGGCTACTCAGTGAGAAAAGGTCCTAATTATGCCCCCAAAAGAAAGCAGGTTGTGACTGATTTGACTCGGGAAAATTTTCAGAG TGGTGAGTGGAAAGAATTGGAGTTCAAAGAGTACAATTACAGTGCTAAAGGTGCTCCTCTTGAGGGTGGCCATCTTCATCCATTGCTGAAG GTACGGGCTCAACTGAAACAGATTTTCCTCTGCATGGG TTTTGAGGAGATGCCAACTAATAATTTTGTTGAGAGCAG CTTCTGGAACTTTGATGCGTTGTTCCAGCCCCAACAACACCCAGCTCGTGATTCACATGACACCTTCTTTTTGGACG CTCCTTCAACTACAAAGAGACTGCCTGAAGATTATGTTGAGAGGGTGAAGCAAATTCATGAAACTGGTGGTTATGAGTCTAGGGG ATATGTATATGATTGGAAAAGAGAGGAAGCAAACAAAAACCTCCTGCGAACGCACACAACTGCTGTTTCCTCGAGGATGCTTTACCAACTAGCGCAG AAGCCATTTGCTCCCAAAAAATATTTCTCCATTGATCGTGTCTTCAGAAACGAAGCAGTTGATCGAACACATCTTGCTGAGTTCCATCAGATTGAAG GCCTTGTATGTGATCGAGGACTCACTCTTTGTGACTTAATAGGAGTACTACATGATTTCTTCTCACACTTAG GCATGACCAAATTGAAGTTCAAGCCTGCTTACAATCCATATACTGAACCAAGCATGGAGATTTTCAG TTATCATGAAGGCTTTAAAAAATGGGTAGAGGTAGGAAATTCTGGCATGTTCAGACCTGAAATGTTGCGGCCGATGGGACTTCCAGAAGATGTCCAAGTTATTGCCTGGGGCCTGTCCCTTGAAAG GCCAACGATGATACTATATGGGATCGATAACATCAGAGATCTCTTTGGTCCCAAG GTGGATCTTGGCCTCATAAAGAAAAATTCAATTTGTCGTCTTGGAATTAACTAG